A region of Thermococcus argininiproducens DNA encodes the following proteins:
- a CDS encoding NAD(P)/FAD-dependent oxidoreductase, which translates to MNFEEKFDVVIIGAGPAGLFSAYELSEKSDLKIAVIDEGGDIENRICPMDELGYCIECKPCHIMSGVGGAGGLSDGTINLRPDIGGDLTEFTRDEMYSWQLVWEVDQILLKHGAPRGVYKGNEDEIRMWERRAAQAGVKFIPIIQRHIGSDHTKGVIKSIKDHLENKGVKFLLWTKVEEFREGEVIARKGKDTFAIKTRYIIVAPGRGGAEWFQEVAQKIGLHSRHGPIDVGVRVEVPAIIMDPITKINHDPKFHIYTETYDDFVRTFCTNPNGFVVEEKYDSYVGVNGHSMRDKKSNNTNFAFLTRIELTEPVEDTTAYGKSIAQLATTIGGGKPILQRLGDLRRGRRSTWSRIKKSDVEPTLKHVTPGDIAMALPHRVVTNIIEGLEKLDKVIPGVASDHTLLYAPEIKYYAMRVEVNDLLETNMENIFVAGDGAGLSRDIVNAAATGLLAARGILIKEGFYRERDFKKSGNWKKSVESLEE; encoded by the coding sequence ATGAATTTTGAAGAAAAGTTTGATGTTGTCATAATTGGTGCTGGACCGGCAGGTCTTTTTTCGGCCTATGAGCTTTCAGAAAAGAGTGACCTGAAGATTGCAGTAATTGACGAGGGAGGAGACATTGAAAATCGAATATGTCCAATGGATGAACTTGGCTATTGTATCGAGTGCAAACCGTGCCATATCATGAGTGGTGTGGGTGGAGCAGGAGGACTTAGTGACGGGACTATAAACTTAAGACCAGATATTGGAGGAGATTTAACAGAATTTACAAGGGATGAGATGTATTCTTGGCAGCTTGTTTGGGAAGTAGATCAGATTCTCTTGAAACATGGTGCTCCTAGAGGGGTCTACAAAGGCAACGAAGATGAAATACGGATGTGGGAACGGAGAGCTGCCCAAGCTGGAGTGAAATTTATTCCAATAATCCAGCGCCACATAGGTTCAGATCATACTAAAGGAGTTATAAAGAGCATAAAGGATCACTTAGAGAATAAAGGAGTTAAGTTCCTCTTGTGGACAAAAGTGGAAGAATTTAGAGAGGGGGAAGTTATTGCTAGGAAAGGGAAGGATACATTTGCAATAAAAACACGCTACATAATAGTTGCTCCAGGAAGAGGAGGAGCAGAATGGTTTCAAGAAGTTGCGCAAAAGATTGGTTTACACTCAAGGCATGGGCCGATTGATGTGGGGGTTAGGGTTGAGGTACCAGCCATAATAATGGACCCAATAACGAAAATAAACCATGATCCCAAGTTCCATATATACACTGAGACTTACGATGATTTCGTGAGGACATTCTGTACGAACCCAAATGGTTTTGTCGTTGAAGAGAAATACGATAGTTATGTAGGAGTAAATGGGCATTCAATGAGGGACAAAAAGAGTAATAATACAAATTTTGCTTTTCTTACAAGAATTGAGCTTACAGAGCCAGTAGAAGATACGACAGCATATGGAAAAAGTATAGCTCAGTTAGCAACGACTATTGGTGGAGGGAAACCGATATTGCAGAGGTTAGGGGATTTAAGGCGAGGAAGGAGAAGTACATGGAGTAGGATTAAGAAAAGTGATGTTGAACCCACTTTGAAACATGTTACTCCAGGAGATATAGCAATGGCCTTGCCTCATAGAGTTGTTACAAACATAATCGAAGGACTTGAAAAGCTTGACAAAGTAATTCCAGGTGTTGCCAGTGACCATACGCTTCTCTATGCTCCTGAGATTAAATATTATGCTATGAGAGTGGAAGTTAATGATCTGCTTGAAACGAACATGGAGAATATTTTTGTGGCTGGAGATGGTGCAGGACTTTCAAGGGATATAGTAAACGCCGCTGCAACTGGTCTTTTAGCAGCTAGAGGAATACTAATTAAAGAAGGGTTTTACAGAGAACGAGACTTCAAAAAATCAGGTAATTGGAAAAAGTCTGTTGAAAGTTTGGAAGAATAG
- the lrpA gene encoding HTH-type transcriptional regulator LrpA yields the protein MLDERDKVIIEMLTKDARMPFTEIAKTLGISETAVRKRVRALEEKGVIRQYTIKVDPQKLGYNLISLTGVDTKPEKLFEVAEKLKAFEFVRELYLSSGDHMIMAEIWARDGEDLADIMSNKIGKIDGVIKVCPSIILERLK from the coding sequence ATGTTAGACGAACGAGATAAGGTCATAATTGAAATGTTGACAAAAGATGCAAGGATGCCTTTCACAGAAATAGCAAAGACCTTGGGTATAAGTGAAACGGCAGTCAGGAAAAGAGTACGGGCATTAGAGGAGAAGGGGGTTATACGTCAGTATACTATTAAAGTGGATCCACAAAAACTCGGTTATAATTTGATAAGCCTTACTGGCGTTGATACAAAACCGGAAAAACTTTTTGAAGTTGCGGAAAAACTGAAAGCCTTTGAGTTTGTTAGAGAATTATACCTCTCAAGTGGGGACCACATGATTATGGCAGAAATATGGGCAAGAGACGGGGAAGACTTAGCAGATATAATGTCAAATAAAATAGGAAAAATTGACGGGGTTATAAAGGTTTGTCCTTCCATAATCTTAGAGCGCCTAAAGTAA
- the pyrI gene encoding aspartate carbamoyltransferase regulatory subunit: MKELKVSAIHKGTVIDHIPSGKGLKVLEILNLPEDSTILIAVNVRSEKLGKKDIIKVEGKILSKDEVNKIALIAPTATVNIIDKWEVVEKKNVEVPDEIIGIIKCANPNCITHYEKVKPKFKVISKKPLKLKCHYCERTMEEEIIAKNLL, translated from the coding sequence ATGAAAGAGCTTAAAGTCTCAGCAATTCATAAGGGAACAGTCATAGACCACATACCATCAGGAAAGGGACTAAAGGTCCTTGAAATCCTTAATTTGCCAGAAGACAGTACAATCCTCATCGCCGTTAATGTCAGAAGTGAAAAGCTTGGAAAAAAGGACATAATAAAAGTAGAAGGGAAAATTCTGAGTAAAGATGAGGTAAATAAAATAGCCCTTATAGCACCTACTGCCACAGTAAACATCATCGATAAATGGGAAGTCGTTGAGAAGAAAAATGTGGAAGTACCAGATGAAATAATTGGCATCATCAAATGTGCAAATCCAAACTGTATAACCCACTATGAAAAAGTAAAACCAAAGTTCAAAGTGATTTCAAAGAAACCACTTAAGTTAAAGTGCCACTACTGTGAGAGGACTATGGAAGAAGAGATCATAGCTAAGAACCTCTTGTGA
- a CDS encoding dihydroorotase: MIIRGEILSHSYQGKGYIVIKNGIIKKVQHDKPKERGEFIDAGDKLVIPGLIDMHAHFREPGYEHRETIESGSKAAVHGGVTTVAIMPNTNPPLDSIESINYVKKRAQQVGLIDILPVGAITKKRYGKDLVDFKTLAPHVVAFSDDGTTPQSFKVFLKAAQLARAVGKPIADHAEITELSGGSIREGKFSRAYGISGIPDIAESIAVARDIEIARYTGAHIHVQHLSTSASVKILRDAKKRGVPVTAEVTHHHLLFTDEDLRDRSPFKKVNPPLPRKEDQEELIKGLLDGTIDIIVTDHAPYSKEEKSTNIEEAPFGISGIETLLSSLFIIAEKYEIPFKVLLEKVTWKPAQLFNLGLKGDIIPGYSGDVVILDPSKTWRVNEETLFSKGKNTPFLNKTLPGVIELTIKNGKIVYRGDRID; the protein is encoded by the coding sequence ATGATAATTAGAGGCGAGATACTATCTCACAGCTATCAAGGAAAAGGATACATTGTGATAAAAAATGGAATAATCAAAAAAGTCCAGCACGATAAGCCTAAAGAAAGAGGAGAGTTTATAGATGCAGGAGACAAACTCGTGATTCCTGGCTTAATAGACATGCACGCTCATTTCAGAGAACCAGGTTATGAACATAGGGAGACTATAGAAAGTGGCTCAAAAGCTGCTGTCCACGGGGGAGTTACTACTGTGGCAATAATGCCAAACACGAATCCTCCGCTAGATAGTATTGAAAGCATTAATTATGTAAAAAAACGAGCCCAACAAGTGGGGCTTATCGATATTCTCCCAGTAGGAGCAATAACAAAAAAGAGATATGGAAAAGATCTTGTAGATTTTAAAACCCTAGCTCCACACGTAGTTGCATTTAGCGATGATGGAACAACCCCCCAGAGTTTTAAAGTGTTTCTCAAGGCAGCGCAGCTTGCAAGAGCCGTAGGGAAGCCAATTGCTGACCATGCAGAGATAACAGAATTATCTGGGGGAAGTATAAGGGAAGGTAAATTCTCAAGGGCTTACGGGATAAGTGGAATCCCAGATATTGCTGAATCAATAGCTGTTGCAAGGGATATTGAGATTGCTCGTTATACTGGAGCTCACATCCATGTCCAACACTTATCTACAAGTGCTTCTGTCAAAATTCTAAGAGACGCGAAGAAAAGAGGAGTGCCAGTAACAGCCGAGGTAACTCATCACCATCTACTTTTTACTGATGAGGATTTAAGAGACCGATCTCCTTTTAAAAAAGTTAATCCTCCACTTCCAAGAAAAGAAGATCAAGAAGAGCTTATAAAGGGCCTCTTAGATGGTACAATTGATATAATAGTTACTGATCACGCACCTTATTCAAAAGAAGAAAAATCTACAAACATAGAAGAGGCCCCATTTGGAATAAGTGGTATCGAGACCCTCCTCTCTTCACTTTTCATTATAGCCGAGAAATACGAAATCCCCTTCAAGGTTCTTTTGGAGAAAGTTACTTGGAAACCAGCCCAACTTTTCAACTTGGGTCTTAAAGGAGACATTATCCCCGGATATTCCGGAGATGTTGTGATACTCGATCCAAGCAAAACATGGAGGGTTAATGAAGAGACTCTCTTTTCAAAAGGTAAAAATACACCATTTTTAAACAAAACCCTTCCAGGAGTTATTGAATTAACGATTAAAAATGGCAAAATTGTGTACAGGGGGGATAGGATTGATTGA
- the rlmD gene encoding 23S rRNA (uracil(1939)-C(5))-methyltransferase RlmD: MRVEIKRLSPDGFGETEVGEKKILVPFTVPGDIVDIRKWHREKRKLVAHDYEIVETSSSRIKPKCGYFGICGGCLLQHLPYKEQIGFKEQKLFELLQIQVDVIPSPKIYGYRNRVDIAITTRGIGFRKRGTWWNVVDIEKCDVFGSKSKKALKSLRELIEDYKLAVWDLKKNTGFLRYIVLREGKFTEELMINLVTSEGELPERIFEYFDFATSLYWSVNDTKSDVSYGEPRNFWGEEFIREKLDDVTYFIHPNSFFQTNSYQAVNLVKKVSEFVEGERVLDLYSGVGTFGVYLAKRGFQVEGIEVNPFAVEMANKNVRINNVNAEFRVGVDKDVRNLGVYDTVIVDPPRAGLHPKLIKKLLRDLPETLVYVSCNPKTFSENLEKLKESYLIEQIVGLDMFPHTPHVEIIAKLNLKSKI; this comes from the coding sequence ATGCGAGTGGAGATAAAGAGGCTAAGTCCCGATGGATTTGGGGAAACTGAGGTTGGAGAAAAGAAGATACTAGTCCCTTTCACTGTTCCAGGGGATATAGTTGATATTAGGAAGTGGCATAGGGAAAAAAGAAAACTTGTAGCCCATGATTATGAGATAGTCGAGACATCTTCTTCTAGAATTAAACCGAAGTGTGGATATTTTGGCATTTGTGGAGGTTGTTTATTACAACATCTTCCTTATAAAGAGCAGATAGGGTTTAAAGAACAGAAATTATTCGAGCTTTTACAGATTCAAGTTGATGTGATTCCATCTCCTAAGATATATGGATATAGGAACAGGGTTGATATTGCAATAACAACCAGGGGTATTGGGTTTAGAAAAAGAGGTACTTGGTGGAATGTTGTTGATATAGAGAAGTGCGATGTGTTTGGGAGTAAAAGTAAAAAAGCTCTAAAATCCCTAAGAGAACTCATTGAAGACTATAAATTGGCAGTATGGGATCTAAAGAAAAATACGGGCTTTCTAAGGTATATTGTATTACGAGAGGGCAAATTCACCGAAGAGCTTATGATAAACTTGGTGACATCCGAAGGGGAGCTTCCTGAAAGAATTTTTGAATACTTTGATTTTGCGACTTCTCTTTACTGGAGTGTTAACGATACTAAAAGTGATGTGTCTTATGGAGAACCAAGGAACTTTTGGGGAGAGGAGTTTATTAGGGAGAAGTTGGATGATGTTACATACTTTATCCATCCAAATTCATTTTTCCAAACAAATTCATATCAGGCTGTTAATCTTGTAAAAAAGGTTAGTGAATTTGTAGAGGGGGAGAGAGTTCTTGATCTCTACTCTGGAGTCGGAACCTTTGGAGTTTATTTAGCAAAGAGGGGTTTTCAAGTGGAAGGGATTGAAGTGAATCCTTTTGCCGTAGAAATGGCCAATAAAAATGTTAGAATAAACAATGTGAATGCTGAATTTAGAGTGGGCGTTGACAAAGATGTGAGAAATCTGGGAGTTTATGATACTGTTATTGTGGATCCTCCTAGAGCGGGTCTTCATCCAAAGCTCATAAAGAAACTGCTAAGGGATCTTCCTGAGACACTAGTTTATGTCTCATGTAACCCAAAAACCTTCTCTGAAAACTTGGAAAAGCTTAAAGAGAGTTATCTCATTGAGCAAATAGTGGGCCTTGATATGTTTCCTCATACTCCCCATGTTGAAATTATTGCAAAACTAAATTTGAAAAGCAAAATATAG
- a CDS encoding cation:proton antiporter, with translation METILVIALMLAVAKLLGWVFEKIGQPVVLGQILGGLLIGLFAESNEIIREFSNLGVLLLLFLAGIESDLTEFKRVGKPSVLVAGIGVAFAFILGFLVAYPFVEFHEALLYGAIMTPTSVSITVKVLMELRKLRTREGTTILAAAVVDDVLGILVLTVIISLLREGTIDYKTILEIIIEVSGFLAVFLYFGPVFAEKAFRRISRIDLPESTTAFAIVFLIIFAYMAEHLNLASILGAYLVGLTIGQTNYRKQVEDHVSILGYSLFIPLFFVEVGMRIELSYILHASLFAILYTIAAIMSKVIGCGAGAYLAGFDFSASLRIGVGMIPRLGVELAMLTIALASGVIGTDALTIAIFMVFVTTILTPPLLKWVYYSKAPSIKTVKTSEK, from the coding sequence ATGGAGACAATACTTGTGATTGCCCTAATGCTTGCAGTGGCTAAACTTCTTGGGTGGGTATTTGAAAAAATCGGCCAACCTGTAGTCCTCGGACAAATTTTAGGCGGATTACTCATAGGGCTTTTTGCAGAAAGCAATGAAATAATTAGAGAGTTCTCTAACCTTGGAGTTCTCCTGCTCTTATTCCTAGCAGGAATTGAAAGCGACCTTACCGAATTTAAGCGAGTTGGAAAGCCAAGTGTCCTCGTAGCTGGAATAGGAGTAGCATTCGCCTTTATACTTGGATTTTTAGTTGCATATCCATTTGTAGAGTTCCACGAAGCTCTCCTTTATGGTGCAATAATGACCCCAACAAGTGTCAGTATAACTGTGAAAGTCCTAATGGAGCTTAGGAAACTTAGAACTAGAGAAGGTACAACTATTTTGGCTGCTGCAGTTGTTGATGACGTATTAGGAATACTTGTCCTAACTGTAATAATATCTCTCCTCCGTGAAGGAACTATCGATTATAAAACTATCCTTGAGATTATTATTGAGGTTAGTGGATTCCTAGCAGTTTTTCTGTATTTCGGCCCCGTTTTTGCAGAAAAGGCTTTTAGAAGAATCTCCCGCATAGACTTGCCTGAATCTACGACAGCATTCGCAATAGTCTTTCTAATAATCTTTGCTTACATGGCCGAACATTTAAACCTAGCCTCTATTCTAGGAGCATATTTAGTAGGACTAACTATTGGGCAGACAAACTATCGAAAGCAAGTTGAAGATCATGTAAGCATTCTTGGTTACTCTCTGTTTATTCCCCTTTTCTTTGTAGAAGTGGGAATGAGAATTGAACTCAGTTATATTTTACATGCTAGCCTTTTCGCGATTTTATACACTATTGCCGCAATAATGAGTAAAGTCATTGGGTGTGGAGCCGGGGCGTATCTAGCAGGTTTTGATTTCAGTGCTTCCCTACGAATTGGAGTTGGAATGATCCCTAGACTTGGTGTTGAGCTTGCAATGCTTACAATAGCCCTAGCAAGTGGTGTAATTGGTACAGACGCCTTAACAATAGCCATATTCATGGTATTCGTGACTACGATTTTAACACCTCCCCTACTAAAATGGGTTTACTATTCAAAAGCCCCCTCTATCAAAACAGTTAAGACGTCAGAAAAATGA
- a CDS encoding CBS domain-containing protein translates to MEDASLSNKPKEAKNKKIAIIIGKKRHLQLQRKEELSHNLRYISKVPVKIVMDKDFLTVHPQDSLTVLIGKFTSEETSAIVVDDEGKLLGFITMKDLLQFFTTPRRYSVVGLGLLKKYTITRASRVEDIMVTKPITIHVDDNLGHAIKLMVETGKHHLPVVDSEKKVHGLLEVKDIIRLIRLVAL, encoded by the coding sequence GTGGAAGACGCCTCCCTTTCAAACAAACCTAAAGAAGCTAAAAATAAAAAAATAGCAATAATAATAGGCAAAAAGAGACATTTACAACTTCAGAGAAAAGAGGAACTAAGCCACAACCTTCGATATATTTCAAAAGTTCCCGTAAAAATTGTTATGGATAAAGATTTTCTAACAGTTCATCCCCAAGATTCACTTACTGTTTTGATAGGAAAGTTCACAAGCGAAGAAACTTCTGCAATAGTTGTAGACGATGAAGGGAAGCTGTTAGGGTTTATCACAATGAAAGATCTTCTCCAATTTTTCACAACCCCTAGAAGGTACTCTGTTGTGGGGTTGGGATTGCTAAAAAAGTACACAATAACCCGAGCCTCTAGAGTAGAAGATATAATGGTGACAAAGCCAATAACAATTCATGTGGATGATAATCTCGGACACGCGATCAAGCTCATGGTAGAGACGGGGAAACATCATCTTCCGGTTGTGGATAGTGAAAAAAAGGTCCATGGGTTGTTGGAGGTCAAAGACATAATCCGGCTTATTAGACTTGTCGCTCTTTAA
- a CDS encoding ArsR family transcriptional regulator, translating to MVVKKDIIYKLLVTKKKATSLQKLSEELETPMPWLLYTLKSLESEGLVEIFYGNEKAAIMIKAKTLEDYF from the coding sequence ATGGTTGTCAAAAAAGACATTATTTACAAACTATTAGTGACAAAAAAGAAGGCGACTTCTTTACAAAAGTTGAGTGAAGAACTGGAGACCCCAATGCCATGGCTTCTCTATACATTAAAAAGTCTGGAATCAGAAGGACTTGTTGAAATATTCTACGGAAACGAAAAAGCCGCAATAATGATTAAAGCAAAAACTCTTGAAGATTATTTTTAG
- the pyrE gene encoding orotate phosphoribosyltransferase, producing MELSKEKDLLIDLIFKEGAIEFGNFVLSSGKQSNYYINIKKLITNPQALKIIASLIKAKAESFSLEYDKIAGPELGAVPIAVSLALITDKPLLIVRKKKKDYGTGKQVEGDVKRGDRVLLVEDVTTTGGSVLRAAKILEMEGANIVAIIVVVDREEGAKQTLEKEGYMLIPLVTVGELFKYREK from the coding sequence ATGGAACTGTCAAAAGAAAAGGATCTTTTGATTGACCTGATCTTCAAAGAGGGTGCTATTGAATTTGGAAACTTTGTTCTTAGCTCAGGAAAACAAAGCAACTATTATATTAATATTAAAAAACTTATAACAAATCCTCAAGCCTTAAAGATAATTGCTTCTCTTATAAAAGCTAAAGCAGAGAGTTTTAGTCTTGAGTATGACAAAATAGCAGGTCCAGAACTTGGGGCAGTCCCCATTGCAGTTTCATTGGCTTTAATAACTGATAAACCTCTTTTAATAGTACGTAAAAAGAAGAAGGATTACGGAACGGGAAAGCAAGTTGAGGGAGATGTAAAAAGAGGGGATAGGGTCCTTCTTGTAGAGGATGTTACAACAACTGGGGGGAGTGTACTTAGAGCAGCTAAGATTTTGGAGATGGAGGGTGCTAATATAGTGGCTATCATTGTGGTTGTTGATCGGGAGGAAGGTGCCAAGCAAACTCTGGAAAAAGAAGGTTACATGTTAATTCCCTTGGTAACAGTTGGAGAGCTCTTTAAATATAGAGAAAAGTGA
- a CDS encoding dihydroorotate dehydrogenase, with the protein MIEAELKKKRISGDYGFFIFKLQEKIENPDAGQFVMLKAPDEPILAKPFSIYSYKNRELVLFIKRVGRLTGRIFSSPIGEIFYVRGPHGNPYISSIDLTKRYILVGGGSGISPLNFFSELHPELTYTKLYGFKEAHIRKLFNENEQKHLVIEEESGHTVVDALNELISEEVGIIACGPIPMLKNLPKNAYVSLEAVMGCGVGTCKSCALKTIEGVKLVCKDGPLFRKEEITWEWI; encoded by the coding sequence TTGATTGAAGCTGAACTTAAGAAAAAGAGAATAAGTGGCGACTATGGATTTTTTATTTTCAAACTTCAGGAAAAGATAGAAAACCCAGATGCAGGGCAATTTGTAATGCTTAAAGCTCCAGACGAGCCAATTTTAGCGAAACCATTCTCCATATACTCATATAAGAATAGAGAACTCGTATTGTTCATAAAGCGCGTTGGAAGACTAACAGGGAGAATATTTTCAAGTCCTATTGGAGAAATTTTCTATGTAAGAGGACCTCATGGAAATCCCTACATTAGCTCAATAGATTTAACGAAACGGTACATTCTGGTTGGAGGAGGAAGTGGAATTTCCCCACTAAACTTCTTTTCTGAACTACATCCAGAGCTAACATATACAAAGTTATATGGATTCAAAGAAGCACATATAAGAAAACTCTTTAATGAAAATGAACAGAAACATCTCGTAATAGAGGAAGAAAGCGGACATACTGTTGTAGATGCTCTTAACGAGCTAATTTCAGAGGAAGTTGGAATAATAGCATGCGGTCCTATTCCAATGCTAAAAAACTTGCCTAAAAATGCGTATGTATCTCTTGAAGCTGTAATGGGATGTGGGGTTGGAACGTGCAAGAGCTGTGCCCTGAAGACTATAGAGGGTGTGAAGCTCGTCTGCAAAGATGGCCCCTTATTCAGAAAGGAGGAGATAACATGGGAGTGGATTTAA
- a CDS encoding cation:proton antiporter — protein sequence MDVFLELAVILIVAKLFGYIATKVKMPGALGQLIGGMLIGPSILSIVSYSEGVHLISEMGIVLLLFLAGLETDVEEFKSVGLPAFLVAIGGVTVPFALGYFVSEGFGYEKMEALFLAGILTATSVGLTASILMEMKRLRTKEGTAILAAAVVDDILGIIVLTTLIAMHRKGHVYVEDLGILIGEIILFFIISWLVGKPVIKEILMLSERIDLPETLTAFALALTLIFAYIAEQFKIAGITGAYLAGVLIAQTDEAKRITDRIITLSYSLFVPVFLVGIGINTDLSILLHAGSFAIVYSIIAVAGKIFGCGVGALAARFSPKDALKVGVGMVPRMEVALIMANVALTEGVFDKGIFSIPVTMVIITTFVTPPLLKWAFSRD from the coding sequence ATGGATGTGTTCCTTGAACTTGCAGTGATCCTGATAGTGGCCAAACTATTTGGCTATATTGCTACAAAAGTAAAAATGCCTGGAGCTCTTGGGCAACTTATTGGAGGAATGCTTATTGGCCCTTCTATTCTTAGTATAGTAAGCTATTCTGAAGGGGTTCATTTAATAAGTGAAATGGGAATAGTTCTATTACTTTTCCTTGCTGGCCTTGAAACAGACGTTGAAGAATTCAAGAGCGTTGGACTTCCCGCTTTTCTGGTGGCCATAGGAGGAGTAACAGTACCTTTCGCACTAGGATACTTTGTTTCTGAAGGGTTTGGATATGAAAAGATGGAGGCATTATTCCTAGCAGGTATTTTAACAGCCACTAGTGTTGGACTAACTGCAAGTATTTTGATGGAAATGAAAAGACTCCGAACAAAAGAAGGAACAGCAATTTTGGCTGCTGCAGTTGTTGATGACATATTAGGAATTATAGTGCTTACCACATTGATAGCCATGCATAGAAAAGGACATGTATATGTAGAAGATCTTGGAATATTAATCGGAGAAATAATTCTATTTTTCATAATAAGCTGGCTCGTTGGAAAACCTGTTATCAAAGAAATTTTAATGCTTTCAGAGAGAATCGACTTGCCAGAAACCTTAACAGCATTTGCTCTTGCTTTAACACTTATCTTCGCCTATATAGCTGAACAGTTTAAAATAGCAGGAATAACGGGAGCTTATTTAGCAGGAGTTTTAATAGCCCAAACAGATGAAGCAAAGAGAATAACCGATAGAATAATAACCCTTTCATACTCCCTGTTTGTCCCTGTTTTCCTCGTTGGGATTGGAATTAACACTGACCTGAGTATTCTCTTACATGCAGGATCCTTCGCAATAGTTTATTCAATAATAGCAGTCGCAGGGAAGATATTCGGCTGTGGTGTTGGAGCCTTAGCAGCCAGATTTAGTCCAAAAGACGCTCTTAAAGTGGGTGTAGGAATGGTTCCCAGAATGGAGGTTGCTTTAATTATGGCCAATGTCGCACTAACAGAAGGGGTATTTGACAAAGGTATCTTTTCAATTCCGGTTACGATGGTAATAATTACCACATTTGTTACACCACCCCTCTTAAAATGGGCCTTCTCGAGGGATTAG
- the pyrB gene encoding aspartate carbamoyltransferase has product MRFQDVISINDFEKDDIEYVLKTAELLERELKEKGTLQYAKGKVLATLFFEPSTRTRLSFESAMHRLGGSVIGFAEASATSVKKGESLMDTIRTVENYADVIVIRHPKEGAARLAAEVAKIPVINAGDGANQHPTQTLLDLYTIKKEFGKIDGLKIALLGDLKYGRTVHSLAKALSYYNVKLYFVAPPGLEMPRHIVEEISDKVDIVETSNLESVIPEIDVLYATRIQKERFPDPAEYNKIKGSYRVDLKILEGAKETLKIMHPLPRVDEISYEVDKTRYSAYFRQVWSGVPVRMALLGIVLGVIE; this is encoded by the coding sequence ATGCGATTCCAAGATGTGATTAGTATAAACGATTTTGAAAAAGACGATATTGAATACGTGTTAAAAACTGCAGAATTGCTTGAGAGGGAACTTAAAGAAAAAGGAACACTCCAATACGCAAAAGGTAAAGTTTTAGCAACTCTCTTTTTTGAGCCATCCACAAGAACTAGATTAAGCTTTGAGAGTGCAATGCACAGACTCGGAGGTTCAGTTATTGGTTTTGCTGAGGCTTCAGCCACCAGTGTTAAGAAAGGAGAAAGCCTCATGGACACTATAAGAACTGTAGAGAACTACGCAGATGTAATAGTTATACGACATCCAAAAGAAGGGGCTGCAAGATTGGCTGCAGAAGTTGCAAAAATCCCAGTAATAAACGCTGGAGACGGGGCAAATCAACATCCTACTCAGACTCTTTTAGATCTCTATACCATTAAAAAAGAATTTGGGAAAATCGATGGACTTAAGATAGCTCTTTTAGGAGATCTCAAGTATGGAAGAACTGTACACAGCCTCGCAAAAGCACTTTCTTACTATAACGTTAAGCTTTACTTTGTGGCTCCTCCAGGACTGGAAATGCCTAGACATATCGTGGAAGAGATCTCAGATAAAGTGGACATAGTGGAGACTAGCAACCTGGAGAGTGTTATTCCTGAAATTGATGTACTGTACGCTACAAGAATTCAAAAGGAGAGATTTCCAGACCCAGCAGAGTACAACAAAATCAAAGGATCTTACAGAGTTGATCTAAAGATCCTAGAAGGAGCAAAAGAGACTCTCAAGATCATGCATCCTCTACCAAGAGTCGATGAGATATCCTACGAAGTAGATAAAACACGTTACTCCGCGTATTTCAGGCAGGTTTGGAGTGGAGTTCCTGTCAGAATGGCTCTTCTAGGGATAGTCCTGGGGGTGATAGAATGA